AGAATTACACGAATTCTATACACTAACTTGGGAAAATGACACAAACACTGTTATTTAACTTGTTTGTAACCTATTCATCTGTGCAAATAGAAATTAACGATAAGCCAGCCGGTGCATCCCAAGTACTGCTTCTAGTACCGGGAGGATACTAGCACTGTGCCTGAGACGAGCCCAGAAACATTCattgaacatttattcattcagctccTTTACAAAGACAAGAAATCAGCAAAGCCAAGAACACAGGAAGTATGAGGAGGGGAGTGAAGTCTCTTtctaaaggtgtttttttttgtttttgttttttttcagaaatagagtCTTGAGCTATATCTACCCAGAAGAAACAGATGAGTATTATTAATGGCAGAGAATCAAAGGGAAGACTTTacataaaaaagagtaattttGCTGGACAAATATATTGCAGCAAGTTATGGGGCTCATTCTGGAACCCACACTGAagtgtttgatttttatattttaaggaatttttatattataagaATATACAAAAAGTTTCTAAGGAAAGATGTGTGGGGAGACACACCCACCTAGCTAGAGATATagtataatatgtgtgtgtgtgtgtgtgtgtgtgtgtgtgtgtgtgtaatactcTAGCAAACAAATGttgtaaattaaatgtaaagaaaatgtgTGGAACTATAGTCTCAAATGGCCATCTTTACTTGATTTGTAAGTTATTAAAGAGaccttaaaaaaattcagcatttGCCACACTAAGATTGATTTGAGTAATTTGAAAAGTACTAGTTTTACTCAAAGTAATTTATTTGCCTGTAAGTTTTTGAAATCAGGTAATGAATTCAGAAATTGAGTTTTAAAGAGTCCACTCAAATACTcacctttccatttttctttaattctgtgaaGAATTAATTGATGGTTAGAATGCATGCTATCCCAACCAAGGCATCTActgaaactgatttttcaaaaagctgGTGCTGTTTTTTAAACCATGACTGCTAAGTGGGATTCATGTTTTCCTAAGTAGTGTGCAATTTGGGGGGGCCCCTCTGTGCCTACCGTGAGCGCCACTCATAGCACATGATGAGAACGTCTTGATGGGGCAGGATGTGAGGACACTGGCAGGATGAATTCGTAATGAGCGGGACTTGAGTTCGAGGGATGGGTGATGAGGACTTGAAGATCTCTTTCACGTCCACCACTGTCGTCACCTCATTACAGCCACTCCTCTGCACGGCTTTTATTTTGGCATGGATGACTGCAATTGAAAAATCGATATACGTGTTGTTGAAgctctggagaaaaataaggatAGTGTATTCATGCCAACTCCTGAGCCTCTCTTAAAGAATCACTCCTGTAATTATGGTCATGTCCAAGCTGCCCGAATGCAGGCAAAAAAGCCCACACAATCATATGCTAAATGTAAGCCTCCCATATTGTCAACAATGTCTTAAAAGTCCCGAATCACGCTGGAAGATGGAAAAGTAAATTGACAAGCAGGCTCAGTCTGGGTTCTGCCTTTGGCTCAGTGACCACGCCTCATTGGGCTACAGATAGGGTTTGAATAGAGAATCTCATAGATCCTTCTCAGCCCTAAAATTCGGTAATTCTAAAATTGGGGAAGGAGGAGTTGACCAAAAACATATCAGGGCATTTAGTTCCTTAGAATGTCGAgaaaattttatagaaacaatATTTGTTTCTACTCTGCCTTGTAAAGAATTTAAGTGAGCATCATATATTCTCAGATTCAGAAGCCACCTTAAAGTTTGTGTGGTTCAATCACCCATGTGCTGTTGGAACTCGCTCTGGTCCAGAGGAAGTTATTCCAGGCATAACATTTTCGAACTGGAGGGAGTTCTCAGTCCTTTAATTTCCCAAACTGCCAAAACAGGGTCTgtggtgggcagagggagaactCTTATTACAGATGGCTGTTAATGTCACAGTGTctgatcctgctttcaattctgaCTCTTTTGGTCCCTTGCAATTACCGCCTGCCAGGGAGTTGTAACCAGCCTAGGATGGCTCTGTCTTGGATTCCATCCTAGGAAGCTGGTTTCTGAAGGAGccaaagaatttaaatagaaaatggtTTCATCATCAAAGTGGTTATGAGGCAATGACCCCCCAGAGAATAGCATGACAGCAAAACTAATTAGCTGGATAGTGTCAGATGAGGGATTTAGTAGATCAGATTAAGACAATATCTACATAGAACagatttaaaataacaacaacaacaaagctacTAGAAAagatggtgggtttttttttttttttggttgaattaCCCACTCTGGCTGTGTATGATTCTCAAATCTGAGAACTTAAATAAGAGGTTATTTTTTCAGACTGCTATAGTGCCCTGATCTTCTTGCTTTCATGTGGGTTGTATAATATAAAGGTTCTTATGatataaaatttcagtttgaaatatggaaaactaaattagcaaataaaacaaacatttccccCCAGTTTCTGTTATTTCAgcagaaaggattttaaaaatgcaaataattataaaatagcccccaaagatatttttaaaatattttaaaattacatttactttCAAACGATGAAAGCagaattaaatttacttaaaacaCTCAAAATCTCATGATTGACGTGTCCTCTGAAGAAAATGTTGACTGGGTCTTTCAAATAAAAGAAGAGTGAGTTTAAGCTACTTATAGGGTCTTGTGATTAACATATTCCCACAATTTCTTTAAGGTGTTTCATATTCGTAGCTATTTGTAAGTAAAAAGATACATGTTCAGATCTTAATCCCCGGGTCGCTGAGCCTCAGATTAAATCCATGAATCTCTCACCCATCCTTCCTGCAGCAATGAAATCTTGGGAAGAGAAAAGCGAGGTGCTGGCTGACAGCACCTCTCACCAAGACAAGTAGGATCGTGGCGCCAAACTTGCAATCTGAGCCATACTGCTGTTCTCACCTGagtaatttactttgttttcacCTGATTTACTCAGAAAAGCAAGAAGTTTTTATAGCTGTTATTGTGCCATCTGGAACCGCATgattcattagaaaaaaatcaccaaccCTCTTCTTCACTTTATGACTAGCAGGTCTGGCTTTGTCATGTGCCAAGTCCCCAAGCCAATGGTTTCAACAGATGATTTACCATAACTGTAGTTTTTGCTCAGATACGTTGCCAGGGTTGGCTTCACCTTTTTGCACTTGCACCGATCTGGAGAAGACAAAAGAGAGACAAAGGTGGAAGAAGGTTCTGAAATCAccctgggaaggaaaaaagagagggagcCTGGAGAATCACGAACTCACCAGGGCTTAGGCGTTTACAGTCAACGTCAAGAGGCCTTTCCTGTACCATCATGTCTGGCGTGATGTCTATCCACTTAACATCTGAAACACACACAGGGCCACATGGGTGTGGTCAGTGATTCAGTCTGTTCTCCCAGCTGGAGTAAGAAACTGTCTGGAGACATTAACTAACacagcatcacacacacacacacaaatcccccAAAATGGTATGTGGTTGTCAACTACTTCTTTCACACAGACATCCCTAGGCTTAGGAAAGAAAACTTTCAGGTGAGACTTCTTATCCAGAACGAATAGATGTGAACGCATATCCATTTAAACTACCGTGATACATACAGCCAACCTGGATAAATTCCTCATTCCTgtccaaatctattttaaaatgttgatttccCAAGTTGACAGTTGACACTACTCAAAATACCCAGAATATTTCCAAATCCTTACCTCACATTTTGCAGAAACCGTCCACAGTCATCCCAAACAAGCACAACCCTCCATCACTTCTACAATTTAAGcaataaatatgtttttcctAAAACTCTGAATTAGAGAGGAGTTTCAATTTACCCCCTTCATTTCACTTCTCCTCCTTCACATTTTGGGCAATGCTCTGAGATCTAACTTCAGAAACTACACTCAGGCAAcaccataatttctttaaatgtgcAGCAACCTAGGTCCAGGACAAAAGGATGCAAAAAtattcttagatttttatttcaagaagtgGATTTAAACCGGCTCCTTCTTCCTAGAAAAGCAGCAAAAagaccaaagagaaaagaaggaagtggtGGTTGAGATCCAGTTAACTCAGATGCCACAGAGGCTGGCTCTCAGTCAAAGACCATGAAACAGACATCACAATTTTCCAGGGCAACTACATTTACCAACTGCACTCTTGGTGGGGAGTGACAACTGGTATTGCTTTTTCGGAAAGAGCTTTCAAGAGCTAACATTCAATGGAGAATCCTGGTGGGAACGTTTTAAGGCTCAAATGATACAAGTAAAGTGCTTACAGCTGGCTCAGACACACCTTACACCTTATATACTTGTTTACTGTTGCTGCTATTACTGTAATCCATTACTGTAAAGGAAAATGTCCCCGATGGCCCctctttggaagaaaaatctctcccctccctctgtggGCTGTGGCGTTCTTTAGCTGCCGAAATTCCTGTAGAGAAACCCGACTTCTCCCTAAGTCAAGTCACCAGCCACCTCCTCTAACCCTCGTCAGTGGGATGAGGGGGCTGCCCGACCACCCGCTGGCAGCTGTAGGTGTGCCCGCCCTGTTCTCAAGCAGCAGCGGCAGCCCAGGGCGCCTCCTCACCCCCTCTCCGTCCTTCCCCAGGCCTCACCCTCCGGGAGGTCAGTGACGATGGCTTCGGGCGAGATGCACACGCCCCGGTCATAGACGGGCAGCTCATCGCAGGCCAGGCTCTCGGGCCAGCTGTGGTTGTACATCTTCATGAGGGGCTCGCAGTCGTCGCGCGCGCGCTGGCACACCGACTTGCACGGCTTGATGGGGTCGTGCAGGAACTCCAGGGTGCAGATGGGCGCATACATGGCGCAGAGGAAGAAGCGCAGCACGGCGCTGCAGTTCACGTCCACCAGCTCCTCGTACTGCTCGATGGCCAGGATGGCGTTCTCCTGCGTGCTGTGGTGCAGGTGGTTAGGCATCCGCGTGATGTTCCAGGGCATGTGCCGGCACATGGGGATGCGCACCGCCTCGCAGGGCGCGCCGCGCACGCCCAGCGCCAGGCGCAGCCACAGGCACAGCGCGGTCAGGATGGAGAGGAACATGGCACTGCCCTCCCGCTCCGCCACCCCGACAGGCAGAATGGGCCTTTCTCTTCCCGCCCCTCTagtcttttcccctcccttcccgaAGGAGGAAGTCTTTTAGGGCACAGGGGATGCGGTCTTCCCAAACTCCCGTGGCCAGCGATGCGGGGCCGCTGGGGCCGGCCGTGGGTATTCGCCGTCCGGTGCAAGGAGCGCGAGCAGCGCCAGCCCTCAGACTCCGGGGCGCTAACCCGCCCTGGCAGCTCCAGTCCCAGGCCCGGCCGTTCCGAGCGCAGCCAGCCCCGGCCATTGCGGGACCCTATTTATCCCGCCACCTCCCCTGACGTGGGCCCGGAACGCTCCCTTGGCAGCTGCAGGAGCGGCGCGGGCTCCCCCTcggcagccccacccccagccctctctgTGCAAAAGAAGTGACATCATCTCCTCCGGGCCGCAGCCCAGGGCTGGAATCCTGCATTCCCCCAAAGTCCCTCCTTTTTAGTCTGGCCAGTCCTTTTTCTTGAGACCAAGAAAAGGAACCTCTGGCAGTCGTTTTGGACACCGGATCCAATAGGGTGCAAGAGAAGATTTCAAGAGAAGGATAGACGGTCTTTTGAGTCAAAGCCGAACTTTGAGCCTTCTTTGTGAATTCCGCAAGTGTAGAGTTGGAGGCAATTGTGAACTTCGAACTCTGAAACATACTTGCTTTCTCCAGTAGGGGGCGTGAGAATCGCCGAGCAGTGAGGCTTGTGTGGGACTGGGGAAAGTGCAGTCCTGGTTGCAGCAGGGTGGACACGTTATATAAACAAACCACTCTTACCCCGCCGGGAGTTACATGGCGTTTGTTTTTGTTGCTATCGTTGTGGCTAGTAGACATTCATTTGGGCTCAAGTTTTTCCAGGATGGCATTTGATCTGTACCTGTTCCAGGAATCGAACTGCCTGAAGGTGTAAAATCATCTTCTAGTTTGAGAAATGTCTTCCATCTACCAACAGGCCCCTTCCTTCTCCTAATTCCCTACTCCACTCCCCAACACAAATGAAACCcagcagaaaataaagaaaactttggACACCACaatctgaaagatttttttcctccttcatgcCAAGAGATTTTCAACTTGGCAATCTAAAATCTTGGTATTTGAATTACTTGGAAACTTATTTAAGTGAGAAAGCTGTGTACCATGGAGAGCGATGatgtacattttgttttctcttttctcttaatttttattaggAAGAGGTAGTAGAATCAACTGCTGACTCAATTATCCACAGAAAAGGGAGGCTTTACTGTTCTAAGTGGACATCAATCTTCGGGCAGTAAGATTTCTGGTATATGATATTTTCTTAGGGTATTAGAATATGTAAACATATTATctgaatgttaatttttaaagccaTAGTTTAATTGGAAATCTGAACTTAAGgcagacaggtttttttttttcccctctccaaagCTTAAATTCACAAAGTTAGTTCAGTTTTGATCCTGATCAGGACTGAGGGTTAAAATAGCCCAAGGAACTTTAAtacagctgacatttattgagcctgTGCAAGGGGCTAGGGTTGGTGCTAAGCGCTTTAAATGCATTCTTATTTGGGGGGAAGAACATGAATCAAACACAGCAGGTTGAAAGGGTAAATGAGACAAATACATTTCAGGATTCACTGGAGGAATCTGATTCTATTTATGGGAAGCCCTGGGTGTCCAAATACAGCCAGGCCAATCTAGACAGGTATTCCAGTTTTCTGTAGAACAGATATCAAGCTTCAAAGATGCCAATGAAAGCTGGTGAAATATCAAGCAAAGGGGGATAGGTCCGATGAGATCTCAAGCCATTTCCAGCAGTAAAGTCCAATGGGTCTACACGCCTGGCTTAGTGAAAAAGATTTTCAGCCCAAGTTCCTACCAGGGAAGAAGACAGAGTTCTGAGAAAGAGCTAAACTCCCAGCCCTTTTTATAGGAGTTAGATGAGGAAGGCCAACTTGAGGAGGGCTCAGATGTCTGCAGCCAGTTTGAACTTGCTTCACAGTTTAGCTATGCAAGTACCAAACCACATTTCAGGTGCTTCCCTGATGTTCTCAGACGGTGTGTCCTTCAAGAAAGGGTGAGAAGTTAAGAGCCCTTCTCCatcgtccatcaacagatgactggataagaaaatgtgttatacacacacacaaaacacaatggaatactactcagccataaaaaagaatgaaataatgccattttcagcaacatggatgcacctggagactgtcatactaagtgaaataagtcagacagaaaggcaaatatcatatgatatcacttatatgtggactctcaaagaatgatacaaatgaacttaactacaaaacagaaagagactcacagacagaaaacaaacttatggttaccagggggaaagaggcggggagggataaattaggagtttggggttagcaggcacaaactaccatatataaaatagctaaacagcaaggtcctactgtatagcacagggaactacattcagtagcttgtaatacacatgaaaaagaatatgaaaaaaatatatttgtagctGAATCCCTATACTGTACACCaggaacacaacattgtaaatcaactatacttcaattaaaaaaataaagttgaaaaaaaaagaaccctttATCCATATAGCTCTTTGCTTATCCCATTGGGTCTGTCAGTAGTTTATCCTTAGTGTTTGGGTGGGGCTGGCAGCTGCGAGGGATTCATCTGGAAAGTCTGTCAGCCAGCCTCCCTCTTCTTGCCCTGCATTAGCACTCAGTCCATTACTTGATACTGAGTTGCCAAAAGCTTGTGTAACTGGGGAAGCTCCTCTGTCAGTGGCTTCTCTTTGGTGGCTCCTGTACAGTCTCCTCAAGGGCCTGCTTCTCTGCCCGTCCTTCCCACATCTGGAGTTCTCTAGGGCTCCGTCCTCAGCCTTCTTCCCACTGTGTGCTGTTCCAGGGTTTCTCAGACTCTGCACTACTGACAGTGGGGCTCGAAAATTCTTCattgggagaggaggggggctGTCCTGAACACTGTGGGGAGTATAGTAGTATCTCTGGTCTCCTCCCACTAGATGCCATTGATAGCTTACCCCCTCACTCCACTGTGATCATCAAAAATGTCTAGATATTACCAactgtcccctgggggacaaagTCACCCTGGGTGGAAAATCACtgttctcctctcctctctggcttcAGTCAATGGCTTCCAAATTCAGAACCCTAGCCCTGCTGCTCTCTGGAAGTGTTATCCAACTGTCCCCTGGGTATTTCCATCTGTATATCCCGGGGTCAGCTCAAAATCAGCCAATCCGAAACTGAGTTTGTCTTCTTCTCTCACTTGGGACTGAACTCCCAGGGGCCAAACCAGAAACCTCTTCCTCTAAGTCTAAATCCTTCTCTCTAGTTCCCAGGTCTTCTACCCTCTGCATCTCCTCAACCACAGCCTTAGCTCAGACAGTATCTCTTGCCTGGGTCATGCTCTCTGCCTGGTCCTGCCATTCTCCCTAATCTGGGTGAGCTTCCTAGACCTGATGATGCCCCTACCTGGCTTTACATTTATGGATGGCTCCAACAACACTCCATATTAGTAACAAGTCCTTAAAACGGTGTTCAAGGCCCTGAGTGATCTGGCTCCAGACCACCCTCTGCCTCATACCTGAACCCCAGCATCACACTCATTTTCTCCTGTCCACACATTTGTCTCTTATCCAGGAATGCCCTCTTCTCCTTTCACCTGCCTCACTCTTCCTCACCCTTGACATGCAGATCAAGTGAAGAGATGCTATAAACTTGGAAACCAAGGGTCTTAAAAaagttgcttctttttttttcttgattccatATTACAGATCCTAACATTGCACAAACATATACCATATACCCAATGAACCTTGTTCTTGATCCTAAACTCCCAGACACACAGACCTCTCGGCCTGTGGTACTGTCAGGTGATGGGTGAGGAGAGCAGTCTCACTGCAAATGTGGCCTCGAGGCAAGTCCCTGAGTCCTCAGCTCAAACGCAAGGGCCTATTTTCTAGTCCCCCAGGCTCAATACTGGGATTGTGGGCTGCCAAACGGCCACGAGGAATGGCTAGTGTCGTTTCTTCAGGAAGGGatccttctatttttaatttggagtTATAAGGTGGCAATTTTGACAAAGGGACAAGGTCTGTGGGGCACAGCATGTGCAGCAGCCTTGCTTTACCGACCTTGACCTTGAGTTTGTCCTACCTGCTGAACACTCAAGTTAGCCAAGAAACAAATCCCTTCACATCGTACCACCACCCTTCCCCCCTTTTAAAACGCGGATGCCCTTCAGGATGCTAGTGGCACCACTGCCACTGCATTTCCTGTTGGCAGCAGAGAGCAAGTGAAAACAAGCTGCAGCGGGCAGCGGCCCAGGCAGAAACGGCTCCCGCACGATTCATCGGAGCTTTCCCGAGGCCACGATCCCAGCTCTCTGGCCTAAAGCGTTCAGATTCCGACCGCGGTAAAGGCCGCCGCCCGGACCGGCGGCGACTTGACCGAGACCGCACTCCGGCAACAGGACGAGGGagccccgcgccgccgcccgcgcccagACCGCGCTGCGCCAAGGCTGCTCAGCGCCCCCTTTGGTTCGGGCTGGGCCTcgggggcggcgggcgcggcggaCCGCGATGCCGGGGCGCGCTCCTCTCCGCGTGGCCCGAGGGGCCCTGGGCGCCTGGCTGCTGGGCAGCCTCTGGGTCTGGGCGCTGGGCAGTCTTGACGGCCCGGGGGCGACGGCACTGGGGGCCGGGGGCTCCCCGGGGGCTCAGGGCCCGTGCCAGGCGCCACAGCAGTGGGAGGGGCGCCAGGTGCTGTACCGGCAGAGCACCGGGCGCAACAGCCGAGCCCTGCTCTCCTACGACGGGCTTAACCAGCGCGTGCGAGTGCTGGACGAGAAGAAGGCGCTGATCCCCTGCAAGAGGTACGCGGGGTGCGGGTGGCGCGGCGGGGGCGGCCCGGGGAGGGCGAGGTCGCGGGGGCTGCGCGGGGGCGCGGGGTTTCCAGCCGCTCGCGGCACCTCCCTCCCATCATATTGAAACTTCGCCAAGAGGATCGCTGGGGGACAGCACAGTCGGGGGCTGGGTGGTGCGCTGGGCCCACCGAAGGCGGCCTGCCAGCGGACACTCAGTGATACCCAGCCAGGCGGTGGccggcaagaaaaaaaaaaaaaaaaaccgtccGGGCGTCCCCAGGCCTGGGTTCGCCCTCGTTCGAATGCTGCTGAGTCAGCCTCGTGGCTCTTGGTGTCCCCTTCAGCCTAGGGACTGCCTTCTCCAATACCTCTTCCAGGAGCCATCTGCGAGGGAGGCacgcaaaatatatatattttcgagaattgtttctattattttacattttaaagaaatgtgacaacGCTGCAAAAGGTATGtggaatcaaagaaaacaaactcatcaCCCTGTCACAACAGTTAAAATTTTGGTTTACtcccttcagttttcttttaagcAAGTTTTACATACTGTCAAAAAGCCTGTAttatctgtatcatttttatataacatGATCTCGTATGTATTCTTATTTGCCATTTTATTAGTTGGCCcctatttttaatggctgcacaaTATTCGACAGAGGGGTTATGCCACAATGTTTTTTTTACCCACTAGTCATAATTCACCTTTCCACATCTGTTGTGACAAAGGACACCCTCTTTCTGAGACCTCCTTTTGCTTCTGACCCCTCTCAAGACCTGATTTCTATTTTGGGATCACCACCTGTCAACTCCCTGTTCCTGTTTCTCCCTGTGTGTTCCTCCCAGGGTTATGCTGGCCTCCCAGGAAGTGGCATGTGAATGTCCAAGGTTTAAGGCTCTCGTGGGCAGTAATATGGGGGCAAATTTCGTATCATTTCACCTAAAAGCCTCTGCTGAAGGATTAGGTATCTTGAAGGCAGCACAAAAGTGCTAGGACCTTTCAAAGCTGTATATTCAAGAGTGCCAGATAGTGCGTTATGTGATGTAAACTGAGTGCTGAGGAGGCCTGGAGCAGCCGAGTCATCATGGGGGACTGGGAACATCTGTGAGGCCTTTCAAGGACACAAATGTTCTCGGTTAGGGCTCCAAGGActttgtaataataatagcaaaaaacaaGATGCGAGTACTGATTTTGTACCAGGCATGGTGTTGAGGATGGTCCACATAAAATAGGATTTAGTTTGAATCTCACAACAACTTGACAATGCAGGTtttatgatctccattttacagacagagcATCTGAGGTCCAAGGAGATGAAACAACTTCCTCAAGATCACAGAGCAGGGACTTGAGGAAGTTGAGTGGATTCTGACATCTGCGATGTACCAGGCTCTTGttcgtttgttcattcattcaacatgtgtttttttcatttcaggcATTGTGTATAATCAGAGTAGGTCCTGGGCTTCAGGGAGGTCATAGTTCAGGGGTGGAGTCAGGTAAAGAAAAGTTCCATCTGGTGGGGTGAGGGATGAACTTGGTGTGTGAGAGCATCTCAGGCGGGCATCTGACccaggcttcttggaggaggtgaaaCATTAGCGAGTCCCAGAGCCTTCGTACGAGCTGACTAGAGATGGTGTGGAGGGAAGACTGGTCCAGGGGGATGTGGGTGTATTCCAGGACATCCTGCCGCAGACAAGGCCGAGTCTATTCCAAGAACTGCAGGCCAACCACTGTTAGATGGAAGCATGGAGTATGGTGGGATGTTGGGGGTCTATGGGAGGATATTTGAACAGTGGACTGCCATGATTGGGCTTTATAAAGAGTACAGGATGTATCATTGAGAATAAAGAAGAACAAGAGAAGAAGCCAAAACATCTATAGAGATATCCAGGTGAAAATGGGGAGTGGAAATGGTGATGGGGAGAAGTGGCCGGGATGCATTAGGGAAGTACTGAGGATACTGAAGAGGGTTACTGGAGGAGGTGCAAAAGATTAGATGGTATGTTGCAGGGtgctgagggggagggaagagtcATTTTTGGCTTCTGAAGCTAATGGTGCTGATGGCATGGAGTAGATGGCGATACTGTCCCCTGAGATGGGGTTTGGCTTTCTGCACTTCTGATTAAGAGTCAAGTGCTGCTCTCTGTGTGCATTGCCGTGAAGCCTTGTGCAGTAGTGGCATACTGATAAACACTCGTGTCGAAGATGGACTGGAATGGCCCAAAGCACACTGCTGACACAGAGAGTGGCCAGGAGAAGGATAATGTTCGTCCCTGCCACCCCAAGGTAGTATTTTCACAATTTAATGGCTTTTGAGTCAGACAAATCTGTGTCTGAATCCAGATTCCTAATCTGGGTCTTTGGGTAATCAATGAGAATACTACTAATGCCTA
The Camelus ferus isolate YT-003-E chromosome 7, BCGSAC_Cfer_1.0, whole genome shotgun sequence genome window above contains:
- the SFRP4 gene encoding secreted frizzled-related protein 4 — protein: MFLSILTALCLWLRLALGVRGAPCEAVRIPMCRHMPWNITRMPNHLHHSTQENAILAIEQYEELVDVNCSAVLRFFLCAMYAPICTLEFLHDPIKPCKSVCQRARDDCEPLMKMYNHSWPESLACDELPVYDRGVCISPEAIVTDLPEDVKWIDITPDMMVQERPLDVDCKRLSPDRCKCKKVKPTLATYLSKNYSYVIHAKIKAVQRSGCNEVTTVVDVKEIFKSSSPIPRTQVPLITNSSCQCPHILPHQDVLIMCYEWRSRMMLLENCLVEKWRDQLSKRSVQWEERLQEQRRTTQDKKRTAGRTSRSNPPKPKGKPPAPKPASPKKNIKARSAPKRTNPKRA